In the Bacillales bacterium genome, CCTTGATGCGGATCGATCAGCTCGCTCCCTTCAAAATATACCCGCGGCGTCCGCCATAACGCCTTCAACGCTTTGCCCATCGGCATTTCATGATACCGGTCGGGCCATTTTTGCTTGATCAACTGCTTTACGAGCGGATAGTATTTTGCGCTCATCCCCGGAAACAAATGATGTTCCGTATGATACGAGAAGTTGAAATGGAGCACGTCAACCCATTTCGGAAGCGTTACGGACAAGCTGTTTGCAAGCGGATCGTTGACCGGAACGAGAGGGTTGAGCCGGTGGTTTGTGGAAATGTAGCACATCACGATAAAATTGGCTATGAGCAACGGCAAAAAATAAGCAAAAAACCATTTTTCAAAGCCGATCGCGAACAACAACGCGAACCAAACCGTCCACGGTAAAATAAACTGCAGCCACACTTTTTTCCGGTCCTCCGCTTTAAATTGCCGCAAATAAGTCGCGAACATTCGTGTCGAATGCATAGAAAACGTCACCGACAACGAACAAAACGAGAGAAACGAGCGTATCGGAAACGGCATCTTGTAAACGAAACGCAAAAACTTGCTCTTCACCCAAATCTTCATGGACGGCCAAGAATCCGGATCATGTTCTTCATGCTGCGTATGTTTATGATGGTTGCTGTTATGCCACATCCGCCAGAGACGCGGGCCCGTGCTTAACGGAAAGAAAGCAACGGCACCGAGAAAATCGCGCCATTTCCGGTTGCGCAAAACCGCGCCATGCAAAATTTCATGTCCTAAAAAACCCATGCCCGTAAAACAAAAACCGAGCACGATCGCCAGCACGAGATTGATCCAAGGACCAAGCTCGAAAAGGATAATCGACGCCATTACAGACATCGTAACAAGCAAGTAAGCAAGTCCGCCCCAAAGACGTCCGGGAACCGGACGGAACGCCTGCTTTGGCAGATGCGGGGCAATCTTTCCCGCATACCACCCAAACGAATGCAAATCCTTCATGCAACGAAATCTCCTTTGTTGAGCAAAAATTAAAGACCTGCCTCGTTTTAAGCGCAGGTCCTAATCCCTAAAACGTTTGTTTAATTGTAACACACAACGCCGTTACAAATCTGTGAAAGGTACAATTGTCAAACTTTCCTGTCGTTGACAGATGACTGTCCGCTCATCAAGCAATTTCTCACACTGATTAAGACGACGATCAAAACGAGCGAGCCGATGATCGACCACATGTTTTTGTCCACTGTTCCCTTTTGTTTCATTTTAGCATAAAAAATCAGCGCAGCACGGTGAAATCCCGCCATTCGGGCGGAAGCAGCGATTGATATTTCCGCTGTAAAAAACGATCGTCGATCAAAACGACGATGCCGTGATCGTCCTCAGAGCGAATCAAGCGGCCGCCGGCCTGCAAAACCTTCGTCATGCCGGGAAACACGTACGCATAATCATAGCCGTTCTTGCCTTCCTGTTGAAAGTGAGACTTAATAATGTCGCGCTCCAAACCGATTTGCGGCAAGCCGACACCAACGACAAATACCCCGTTCAGCCGGTCTCCCTTCAAGTCGACCCCTTCGGAAAAAACACCGCCCAAAACCGCAAAACCGATGAGCGTCTCCGCCTTTTGCGATTGAAATTTCGATAAAA is a window encoding:
- a CDS encoding acyl-CoA desaturase produces the protein MKDLHSFGWYAGKIAPHLPKQAFRPVPGRLWGGLAYLLVTMSVMASIILFELGPWINLVLAIVLGFCFTGMGFLGHEILHGAVLRNRKWRDFLGAVAFFPLSTGPRLWRMWHNSNHHKHTQHEEHDPDSWPSMKIWVKSKFLRFVYKMPFPIRSFLSFCSLSVTFSMHSTRMFATYLRQFKAEDRKKVWLQFILPWTVWFALLFAIGFEKWFFAYFLPLLIANFIVMCYISTNHRLNPLVPVNDPLANSLSVTLPKWVDVLHFNFSYHTEHHLFPGMSAKYYPLVKQLIKQKWPDRYHEMPMGKALKALWRTPRVYFEGSELIDPHQGRLYGSLGHGLNPSNIRFRKRLKKERA